A region from the Pelecanus crispus isolate bPelCri1 chromosome 11, bPelCri1.pri, whole genome shotgun sequence genome encodes:
- the LOC104034008 gene encoding testis-expressed protein 2: MRAMADQAAAAADASPTLAPSPGSPRRGDADGLTPHPAGTREDGGGRDGCGLVCAVDGDTKPPASPQPGGMLLADLPRTPQPRLSPAKSRTAPSSPSVSPSESRAALLRLREARLEETKRRLSEAVQEPLSRLSRLMAEESGPAPRGKAGAGGQEGCRGAGGRRARDWSPWEPTLNCRYEICSYGDVIQVVEVARRDAEPRLPPHEEPPAARPVATVPGRALASIALLAYGYFVLPLPPYAAGLCLGLICGLVLGFLAILLLMPKPPLAARGPRGRLRPELLPGEPWETQRLQGWMNQLHVYDPELFHPSLTHSVLATLDGATLKLSYPKSNIPRRATFEEEILDATFVSHRCYDLTNAKVFLCPPSLARKRTWNQKYPICVLLPDPVEVECRSGEEHDTELQRDEGTKKAPVPGHDVPGDCRERCLYLFGRTGREKEEWYQHLVRASRGTPSSSRGEARAGVGPAPRSSGSSSGGSAEDIPSAVPPKDLTGSVRQKIFLDYSTYMARFVPVQVGGTPERSPSHGALGSPTHTKGLVASVPPQLGEDTARSSEGCMAWMNALVGRIFWDFLRERYWAEQVSSKIQKKLSKIKLPYFMNELALTELDMGTSIPSVLRASNPTVNDRGLWVDMEVTYSGSLQMTLETKMNLCKLGKESAAEESGLAEAGREGARPRLILLADSDAESSSAGSSDEEDVAAAEPAGALGERILPPGAEGHVSGNSTSRKILRFVDKIAKSKYFQKATENEFIKKKIEEVSNTPLLLTVEVQELAGTLAVNIPPPPTDRVWYSFRVPPQLELKVRPKLGEREVTFLHVTEWIEKKLQHEFQKILVMPNMDDLIIPIMRSGLEPQPAAGALPGDLPAKGEKRL, from the exons ATGCGAGCGATGGCAGACCAGGCTGCGGCGGCAGCGGACGCCTCTCCAACCCTGGCACCGTCCCCGGGCTCGCCTCGGCGCGGGGACGCCGATGGGCTAACGCCCCATCCCGCTGGCACCAGGGAGGATGGCGGCGGCCGGGACGGCTGCGGGCTCGTTTGCGCCGTGGACGGGGACACGAAGCCTCCTGCTTCGCCCCAGCCCGGGGGGATGCTCCTGGCCGACCTCCCGcggaccccccagccccggctgaGCCCGGCCAAGTCACGCACGGCCCCGTCCTCACCCAGCGTCTCCCCGTCGGAGAGCCGCGCCGCCCTGCTGCGGCTGCGGGAGGCCAGGCTGGAGGAGACCAAGAGGCGGCTGTCGGAGGCCGTGCAGGAGCCCCTCAGCCGGCTCAGCCGGCTCATGGCCGAGGAgagcggccccgcgccccgggggaAGGCGGGCGccggggggcaggaggggtgccgtggggccgggggccgccgggCACGGGACTGGAGCCCCTGGGAGCCCACCCTGAACTGCCGCTACGAGATCTGCTCCTACGGGGACGTGATCCAGGTGGTGGAGGTGGCGCGGCGGGATGCCGAACCCCGGCTGCCACCCCACGAGGAGCCGCCGGCGGCACGGCCGGTGGCCACGGTGCCGGGCAGAGCCCTCGCCTCCATCGCCCTCCTCGCCTACGGCTACTTCGTCCTGCCGCTGCCGCCCTACGCTGCCGGCCTCTGCCTGGGGCTCATCTGCGGGCTGGTGCTGGGCTTCCTcgccatcctcctcctcatgCCGAAGCCTCCGCTGGCGGCACGGGGCCCACGGGGCCGCCTGCGCCCCGAGCTGCTCCCGGGGGAGCCATGGGAAACCCAGCGCCTCCAG GGCTGGATGAACCAGCTGCACGTCTACGACCCCGAGCTTTTCCACCCCTCGCTCACGCACTCGGTGCTCGCCACGCTGGATGGGGCCACCCTCAAGCTCTCCTACCCCAAGAGCAACATCCCGCGCCGAGCCACCTTCGAGGAGGAAATCCTCGATGCCACCTTCGTCAGCCACCGCTGCTATGACCTGACCAACGCCAAG GTCTTCCTCTGCCCCCCCAGCTTGGCCCGAAAGCGGACGTGGAACCAAAAATACCCCATCTGCGTCCTCCTCCCCGACCCAGTGGAGGTGGAGTGCAGGAGCGGCGAGGAGCACGACACGGAGCTGCAGAGGGACGAAGGGACAAAGAAGGCGCCAGTGCCGGGGCACGATGTCCCGGGGGACTGCAGGGAGAGGTGCCTGTACCTTTTTGGGCggacagggagggagaaggaggagtgGTACCAGCACCTCGTGCGAGCCTCCCGTGGGacacccagcagcagccgcgGTGAAGCCAGggcag GCGTGGGACCGGCTCCgcggagcagcggcagcagcagcggagGGAGCGCCGAGGACATCCCCTCCGCTGTCCCACCCAAGGACCTGACGGGAAGCGTCCGACAGAAGATTTTCCTGGATTACAGCACCTACATGGCCCGATTCGTGCCAGTACAGGTGGGGGGCACCCCGGAGCGGAGCCCCTCGCACGGAGCACTGGGCAGCCCCACGCACACAAAG GGGCTCGTGGCTTCTGTCCCCCCGCAGCTCGGCGAGGACACGGCCAGGAGCAGCGAGGGGTGCATGGCCTGGATGAACGCGCTGGTGGGGCGCATCTTCTGGGACTTCCTCCGGGAGCGATACTGGGCTGAGCAGGTGTCCAGTAAGATCCAGAAGAAGTTGAGCAAGATCAAG CTCCCATATTTCATGAATGAGCTGGCGCTGACGGAGCTGGACATGGGCACATCCATCCCCTCGGTCCTCAGGGCCTCCAACCCCACCGTCAATGACCGAG GGCTCTGGGTGGACATGGAGGTCACCTACAGCGGCTCGTTGCAGATGACGCTCGAGACGAAGATGAACCTCTgcaagctggggaaggagagcgcCGCAGAGGAGAGCGgcctggcagaggcaggcagagaggg GGCCAGGCCACGGCTGATcctgctggcagacagcgaTGCGGAGTCGTCCAGCGCCGGCTCCTCCGACGAGGAAGACGTTGCTGCTGCGGAGCCTGCAGGAGCACTGGGGGAGAGGATCCTGCCACCGGGCGCCGAGGG CCACGTCAGCGGCAACAGCACGAGCCGGAAGATCCTGCGCTTCGTGGATAAGATCGCCAAGTCCAAGTACTTCCAGAAGGCCACTGAAAACGAGTTCATCAAAAAGAAGATCGAGGAGGTTTCCAACACGCCGCTGCTGCTGACGGTGGaggtgcaggagctggcaggcacCTTGGCCGTGAACATCCCCCCACCACCGACGGACCGTGTCTG GTACAGCTTCCGAGTCCCaccgcagctggagctgaaggtGCGCCCAAAGCTGGGCGAGCGGGAGGTGACCTTCCTCCATGTCACCGAGTGGATCGAGAAGAAGCTGCAGCACGAATTTCAG aaaattttggtGATGCCAAACATGGACGATCTCATCATTCCCATCATGCGCTCTGGCCTGGAGCCTCAGCCAGCCGCGGGGGCACTGCCCGGGGACCTGCCAGCCAAGGGAGAGAAGCGGCTCTGA
- the MSRB1 gene encoding methionine-R-sulfoxide reductase B1, whose translation MSFCSFLGGELFKDHFQPGIYVCAKCGHELFSSRAKYEHSSPWPAFTETLREDSVSKLKERPGALKVSCGKCGNGLGHEFLNDGPKRGQSRFUIFSSSLKFIPKGKTDTDLKEK comes from the exons ATGtccttctgctccttcctcGGGGGCGAGCTCTTCAAGGATCACTTCCAGCCGG GCATCTACGTCTGTGCCAAGTGCGGCCATGAGCTGTTCTCCAGCCGCGCGAAGTACGAGCACTCGTCCCCGTGGCCAGCCTTCACCGAGACCCTCCGCGAGGACAGCGTGTCCAAGCTCAAGGAGCGGCCGGGGGCTTTAAAG GTGTCTTGCGGCAAGTGCGGCAACGGGCTTGGCCACGAATTCCTCAACGACGGGCCGAAGAGGGGGCAGTCCCGCTTCTGAATATTCAGCAGCTCGCTGAAGTTCATCCCAAAAG GCAAAACAGACACGGACCTGAAGGAGAAGTAA